One region of Populus trichocarpa isolate Nisqually-1 chromosome 4, P.trichocarpa_v4.1, whole genome shotgun sequence genomic DNA includes:
- the LOC7470419 gene encoding uncharacterized protein LOC7470419 isoform X2 has translation MAIVTGFPKQFSGLVCPRNYKLSFGTQRCNEVKFSDYGAVRLECRRNPRGGLRYVPAKLSCNKHVLYAGRGPYQLSHEDDLPQKPFWLSFIKEAIWAWKALFVFLVEQPGQLKYIEWPGFQSTLRTAMLTLVLVALLIVALSSVDSVLCYVLALLLRRTP, from the exons ATGGCCATTGTTACTGGGTTCCCGAAACAATTTTCAG GTTTGGTTTGTCCTCGTAACTATAAACTATCATTTGGGACTCAGAGATGTAATGAAGTCAAATTTAGTGATTATGGTGCTGTTCGGCTGGAATGTAGAAGG AATCCCAGAGGAGGACTTCGATATGTTCCTGCCAAGCTGTCTTGCAATAAGCATGTTCTGTATGCAGGAAGAGGTCCTTACCAATTGAGCCATGAAGATGACTTGCCCCAAAAGCCCTTTTGGCTAAGTTTTATTAAGGAAGCCATCTG GGCTTGGAAAGCTTTGTTTGTATTTCTGGTTGAGCAACCCGGTCAGCTGAAGTACATAGAGTGGCCAGGTTTCCAGAGCACG CTGAGAACTGCCATGCTCACTCTTGTTCTTGTTGCGCTGCTGATTGTTGCCCTATCTTCAGTTGACTCTGTTCTATGCTATGTGTTAGCTTTGCTTCTAAGGAGAACCCCTTGA
- the LOC7470419 gene encoding uncharacterized protein LOC7470419 isoform X1 yields the protein MDKATSWIRIDKGINTRILMAIVTGFPKQFSGLVCPRNYKLSFGTQRCNEVKFSDYGAVRLECRRNPRGGLRYVPAKLSCNKHVLYAGRGPYQLSHEDDLPQKPFWLSFIKEAIWAWKALFVFLVEQPGQLKYIEWPGFQSTLRTAMLTLVLVALLIVALSSVDSVLCYVLALLLRRTP from the exons ATGGACAAGGCAACATCTTG GATAAGGATTGATAAAGGAATCAACACCAGGATACTGATGGCCATTGTTACTGGGTTCCCGAAACAATTTTCAG GTTTGGTTTGTCCTCGTAACTATAAACTATCATTTGGGACTCAGAGATGTAATGAAGTCAAATTTAGTGATTATGGTGCTGTTCGGCTGGAATGTAGAAGG AATCCCAGAGGAGGACTTCGATATGTTCCTGCCAAGCTGTCTTGCAATAAGCATGTTCTGTATGCAGGAAGAGGTCCTTACCAATTGAGCCATGAAGATGACTTGCCCCAAAAGCCCTTTTGGCTAAGTTTTATTAAGGAAGCCATCTG GGCTTGGAAAGCTTTGTTTGTATTTCTGGTTGAGCAACCCGGTCAGCTGAAGTACATAGAGTGGCCAGGTTTCCAGAGCACG CTGAGAACTGCCATGCTCACTCTTGTTCTTGTTGCGCTGCTGATTGTTGCCCTATCTTCAGTTGACTCTGTTCTATGCTATGTGTTAGCTTTGCTTCTAAGGAGAACCCCTTGA
- the LOC7470419 gene encoding uncharacterized protein LOC7470419 isoform X3: MDKATSWIRIDKGINTRILMAIVTGFPKQFSGLVCPRNYKLSFGTQRCNEVKFSDYGAVRLECRRNPRGGLRYVPAKLSCNKHVLYAGRGPYQLSHEDDLPQKPFWLSFIKEAIWAWKALFVFLVEQPGQLKYIEWPGFQSTLCF, encoded by the exons ATGGACAAGGCAACATCTTG GATAAGGATTGATAAAGGAATCAACACCAGGATACTGATGGCCATTGTTACTGGGTTCCCGAAACAATTTTCAG GTTTGGTTTGTCCTCGTAACTATAAACTATCATTTGGGACTCAGAGATGTAATGAAGTCAAATTTAGTGATTATGGTGCTGTTCGGCTGGAATGTAGAAGG AATCCCAGAGGAGGACTTCGATATGTTCCTGCCAAGCTGTCTTGCAATAAGCATGTTCTGTATGCAGGAAGAGGTCCTTACCAATTGAGCCATGAAGATGACTTGCCCCAAAAGCCCTTTTGGCTAAGTTTTATTAAGGAAGCCATCTG GGCTTGGAAAGCTTTGTTTGTATTTCTGGTTGAGCAACCCGGTCAGCTGAAGTACATAGAGTGGCCAGGTTTCCAGAGCACG CTTTGCTTCTAA